In Mya arenaria isolate MELC-2E11 chromosome 1, ASM2691426v1, the genomic stretch GTACgttatttataacatttgtatataaaatgaagGTCCAGTGAATAGAATGGcttctttgaaaatgttaatcattattatagaaaattattttcctaTGTTACTTAATAATTCTCTATTAACTTTTTAGCACATGCTTTCTGGCCTGGCTGTTGCCATTCATATCTTATTGTAGAAGTGTGTGTGATCTTGACTGTTACCATTTACTCttaataacattcattttattgaaaGTCATGTTGAAATGCTTGTATAATTAACCAGGGGAGAGTACCGTGTGTTATACATCACCCCGGAGTTTGCGACGGTTGGTACGGACGTTCTATCCCGACTGGATGACTGTGTCGGTATCGATCTGATTGCCATTGACGAAGCTCATTGTGTGTCACAGTGGGGGCATGACTTCCGTGACGCCTACCGCCAGCTCGGGAAACTGCGGGCATTGTTCCCTAATGTGAGTGTAGAGcttatatattttcaaggtcactattatgTTTGTCTTATTTTGAagacaattattatttagaGTCATATTTTGAAGGCAACAATTATTTAGGATCACATTTTTAGTCAATGATTATGAAGAGTAGGAATTGGAAGGCAATGATCATGAAGGGTAATATTTTTAAGGCAATGATTATGAAGGGTCATATTTATACGACAAATATTATGTAGGGTTGTAATTGGAAGGCAATGATCATGAAGggtcatatttataaaacaaatgctgtgaaatcattaatgttcgtggggcattaatgttcgtggttttcgtgggttgggtgatccgcgaattcaagatcccacgaaatataaaccctttattctcTTTTTCAATCGCCTTGTTAcatacatactctagtatattatttacagaggtcgcagtatacagcaTAAAAACCGAACTTACTGTATATCTTACGCTAATTGTTTTGGTTATATATCatatctgcctttaacaaatgGGTCCTTCTGAGCTATTgggtaatatttttttgacaacacCTGAACAAATAGAATTGAGTATATCCTGTAATGCATGGGTTCTAGTTATGGCAgatttattcaccatttataAATGGTACGTTAGAAGATAGTTCAGaatgcataatatatacaaattaagtgttttttttgaGCTACATTGAAAGTTACGGACGTTACTCAACATGCTTTGACATTGgtttgacataaaaataaagtgcTAAATTGGAGatgaatgttaatttacaaCAAGTTGGATGCACAGTGTACATGCCCATAGTGATCATTTCTCAAACATTGTaatgtaaaaaagaataaaacattaaattgtaagTGTTACGGACGTTACCCAAATTTTTGGACTTTACATTAGTTTCTACATATCAGATTTGACTTCTAAACTTATATTAGCTTTGTAATCTCTTTATTACAACGTAGACTATAATGTATGtactttgtaaatgtttatttgaaggTAGGAAACAATTCTGGACAAAATAATGTTCGGACGTTACTGTTGACAGTTTGACCAAAATTCTGTTTGGACGTTACTATTGACATAGGGCATTGGATTAACGCaccatatatattaaaaaccaACAAATTACATGCCCTATGGGTAAGAGGTACCTAAAATgcatgagagagagagagagagagaggagagAGAGACACCTGACGACGGTACTACTGACCTTTATATGAACCCGGTTGGAAACATGTTATGACAATTATCAAGGTCACATGTTCTCTTGGGTGGACACAAAATAAAAGCttcataactttattatttttcccTCAccgtttaaatatattcttttggTGGGCGAATTGGTGTGCCGCaacgttatatatataaaaacacttcTTGAGTTCGGCATTGGAGAAGTTTGGTAATCTATAGCTCTAGGCTAACAAGTATTTCTCCCTAATAATCAATTGCCAGATAGAGATTATTGTGCAACTTGTCCAGAGTGAACAATAGCAAGTGACAATGACAATGACGTCATTATCTGTGATgacatcattttcattgttacaCATCATTGCTCACCCCGGACAAGTTGCACAGTGATCTCTATCTGGCAAATCGACTATTACCCTCTAGGATGGACCCTGCACACGGACCTGGCCCCAACGTTATAAACGATACTGAAGTATTcacataactttatttgtttaactgaaaTCGCCTaaattataatagaaaaaataccACAACAAATGATTGGTTCTCCCCTGTGATAAAGTCAAAgtctaatttaacttaaaaatctgaACACGGTTTGAACTCTTCTGGATGTCAAGAACAGGGTTCTCCCATACATGTGATAAGTCAAAgtctaatttaacttaaaaatctgaCCATGGTTTGAACTCTTCAGGATGTCAAGAACAGGGTACTCCCCTGTGATAAAGTCAAAgtctaatttaacttaaaaaatctgaACACAGTTTGAACTCTTCTGGATGTCAAGAACAGGGTTCTCCCCTGTGATAAAGTCAAAgtctaatttaacttaaaaatctgaACATGGTTTGAACTCTTCTGGATGTCAAGAACAGGGTTATCAAGGTGGCGAGTAACTGATGAATGATGCTCCCAGCTGACATCTTCAACTGTTGGCCATTTAAATCCACCTCTGGCAGCTTCCATGTAGCGAAACAACACTTCATCCTCCTGGACATCAATAACCTGAAGTCAGATGAAGACATTGGATGAATAATTAGTCAGATTGACACATTTAATCATTACAAATCAGTAATTTAGTGTACTTAATGCtcatttttatcatcatcatcattatctatagatgtaaaagtaataaaagGCACTAGAGTGCAGGGGCTGTATTCACAAAGCTTTTTAGGAAAGACATTGGACGTAAGTGAAAATTTCAAATGCAGATTTCTAATTCATTTTCAGTTatacttcaatgaaacttgtcaTGAAAAGTTTCATTGAAGTTGTATAGTTAGTAATAGAGAAGTctgcatttgaaattttgacttaagtttaagattttgtGTGAATACAGCTCCTGCACATGTCTTTTAGTACTGTTACAGCAGTTGTAGCATTCTGGTGTGTTTGTTgacaacaatataaaatagCTGAATGGAAGAAGGCAGTCATTCATCATCAACTTCTgatttcatcatcatcaattgTAAAGCAACACTCATGATATGACTGTTGCACCTGCATGCCTTTATTGGACATTATAccgatcatcatcatcatcattatcatcagcatcagcatcagcatcagcatcagaAAAGCAACAAATGGTATTCAACTAAGGGTGCTGCACCTGTCTGTTAGTATTGTAACAGCATTTGTAGCATTCTGGTTTGTTTGTTGACATCATCATACTATTGTTGAATGAAAAAGGCAGTCACCATGATATCATCATCACCATGGATAGgtagatcatcatcatcatcatggaTTGTTAGAGCTAAGTATAACTACATGTATCCCTTTATTTACTATAAAAggtatgttacatgtacatcatacGACTATGTCTGGATTTAggtgttttatacaataaattcaTCTTATGATTGGAAAAGAGTTTTGGTgggttaaaacaaaatttacttcAGAATGGAGTTGATAGGCAGGAAAAACACTGGACATTGTAGGTCATATAGGGCCGATGAGTATGATTATCATGAAAATCAACATGAATGACATCCTGTCCAATGAAGCGGTATTCGGAAACTAATAGAGCCCGCCCTCCGGCCGGATCGAACACGGGACCTACCGCCTCCTATCAATGTTTGTGAATCCAAGAATAAATAGAAAGTTCTGTAACataacaatgtttcaaacacaaacatataatgtgaacaataactattaacaagaacaaaataaagaattcGTTCAAAGCAAGCGAcaactttgttttaagtgtataCCTCTGCTACAAACAGTTTTCTGTTTTTACTGCATGGCAAGGCAACTTCCACGAATCCACCCAAGTTGAAATTCaacctgtatatatatatatatataattatttataatatggaCAGACTGAGACAATTGAATGAGACAATATGAGACAGCGTTTTTCGACGTCATATCAACACGGATCAGTCGTCAATAAGCTTACGACACTAATATCATGTCAAATTTAACGTCCGTAcacaaatgttgttatttatatgaattctgttttattcaacttaaatgtttcatgtgcaatcatatttcttaaataaacatacgTATTATTCATTCATACAAGTTTTAGCACAAGATTGTTTATAGATATAATCAAAATCTATTTGGACGTTATGTAGAACACATTGACATACAGTTTAGGTGTAGAAGTAACGTCCAtacatgaaaacagttttattccTCTATAATATTACTTCGGATCTGGTTTGTCTCATTTACTTGATCATCAAATCAAATGTAACACATCTTGCAAGTAATGAAACAATATTCTATCAGAATCATTCGGAATGTAGATCTGTATGTACAGATGTTATGGGTTGACGTAACAAAAAACCAAAAAATCATTGTCCAAAATAACGTCTGTGATATTCAAGTGTTTCATGTACTTCAACGACATTCTCTCAATACACTGTCTGTACAGATACATTATGTGAAACATGAAGTGTTTTTTACCAATAAGATGGTGATTGTAAACTATAAAACAATGCAAGAATGATAATATAGTATGTGGACGTTACGTTGGCAGTGCAGACTCAATGCATAGCGTTGTCCACGTGTAACGGGAAAACCAAAATAATGGTCCAAACGTAACGAGCATGCTCAAAACAGACGATAACTATCGGGAGGCCCCCAGTATGCCGAGTGAAAACATCGAAAATCCAACACATTGTCATTTGTCATGTATAAGGAGGTTAATAAATCACCCCAATACATGAATACAGTAGAAACACAATATGACAATCATTTTCGGTTTGTACTATGCCCGTTATGCGCTCAAGAACATGATGGACCGACACCAACTTACCTCATTTGCATCCATGCTAATTTTCGTTGTGTACACCGGGGCCCACAATTGATGACGTAGTACACAACACTGCGTTTCAGAagtataacatgtttataaaattacgtagttttgtatttaatgataaataaccGGACGTTATAGGTTGGACCGACACATtaaactttgtgaataaaagTTAATAGTGGCGTTTCTGATCATCAGATTCAGGTGCAACGCATAAATATCGCGAAACCAGTGTTTCTTCTTGTAAAAGACCGCTCACATCACACAACATTATATGCATGGACGTATCGAGATTCCAATGTTTTCATGCAAAAAAATGGACCGACATAGTAACGTCCTAATGCACTTGTTTATCGGGACAgaaatacaagaaaacaaactgA encodes the following:
- the LOC128240563 gene encoding uncharacterized protein LOC128240563; the protein is MQNLNQGVMPTPTLMPPPTTPGLNFNLGGFVEVALPCSKNRKLFVAEVIDVQEDEVLFRYMEAARGGFKWPTVEDVSWEHHSSVTRHLDNPVLDIQKSSNHVQIFKLN